The following proteins are encoded in a genomic region of Flammeovirga pectinis:
- a CDS encoding thiol-disulfide oxidoreductase DCC family protein: MIEEKKIILFDGICNLCDHSVQFIIRNEKSDIFQFCSLQSEEGMHLLKHYNLPLDYTDSIVLISENKAFTKSNAALKIAKHLKFPLSIIALGKFLPEKFNNFWYDLIAKYRYKLFGKKTDTCELIHQNKKYTASNK, encoded by the coding sequence ATGATTGAAGAAAAAAAAATTATTCTTTTTGATGGAATATGTAATCTATGCGATCATAGCGTGCAGTTTATTATAAGAAATGAAAAAAGTGATATTTTTCAATTTTGTTCTTTGCAATCTGAAGAAGGTATGCATCTTTTAAAACACTATAATCTTCCACTTGATTATACTGACAGTATTGTCTTAATTTCTGAAAATAAGGCATTTACTAAATCAAATGCTGCATTAAAAATTGCTAAACATCTAAAATTTCCTCTATCAATTATCGCTTTAGGTAAATTCTTACCTGAAAAGTTCAATAATTTTTGGTACGATCTTATTGCAAAGTATAGATATAAACTATTTGGCAAAAAAACGGATACATGCGAATTGATTCATCAAAATAAAAAATATACCGCCTCCAATAAGTAG
- a CDS encoding D-2-hydroxyacid dehydrogenase yields the protein MIPKIVFLDTNTLGNDVVDQLEEFKKLGDVTFYDSTSPEEILTRVKDVSVIVTNKVVITKEIMLKCKHLQLVAITATGTNNVDLLAAKALNINVKNAVNYSSESVAQQTFAMLLSLVNGIYSYDQRVKSGQYSEESSFTWIGNSFSEIAGKRFGIIGLGNIGTRVAEIATAFGAEVVYYSTSGIARNERYKLVDKKELFSTSDIISIHSPLNVKTADFVGENEFNLMRKSSILINTGRGGIVNEPALANALNKGEIKGAAIDVFAIEPTPLDNPLLKINSPEKLLLSPHVAWASKEARKKLLEITYANIKEMKLN from the coding sequence ATGATACCAAAAATAGTTTTTTTAGATACAAATACATTAGGAAATGATGTAGTTGATCAACTCGAAGAATTTAAAAAATTAGGAGATGTTACTTTCTACGATTCTACGTCTCCCGAAGAAATTTTAACTCGAGTTAAAGATGTAAGTGTTATTGTTACAAATAAAGTTGTAATCACAAAAGAAATAATGCTTAAGTGTAAGCATTTGCAGTTGGTGGCCATTACAGCAACAGGTACAAATAATGTAGATTTATTGGCAGCAAAAGCATTAAATATTAATGTGAAAAATGCTGTTAATTATTCTTCAGAAAGTGTAGCACAACAAACGTTTGCTATGTTACTTTCTTTAGTAAATGGAATTTATAGTTACGATCAACGTGTAAAATCTGGTCAATATTCAGAAGAGTCTTCATTCACTTGGATTGGAAATAGCTTTTCAGAAATTGCAGGAAAACGTTTTGGAATAATAGGTTTAGGTAATATCGGAACTAGAGTAGCCGAAATTGCCACCGCTTTTGGAGCAGAGGTTGTGTATTATTCTACCTCTGGTATTGCAAGAAATGAAAGATATAAATTGGTTGATAAAAAAGAACTTTTCTCTACCTCGGATATTATCTCAATTCACTCTCCATTGAATGTTAAAACAGCTGACTTTGTAGGAGAAAATGAATTTAATTTAATGCGTAAATCAAGTATTTTGATTAATACAGGGAGAGGTGGCATAGTAAATGAGCCTGCATTGGCTAATGCTCTAAATAAAGGAGAAATTAAAGGAGCTGCAATAGATGTATTTGCAATAGAACCAACACCTCTTGACAACCCATTATTGAAAATCAACTCACCAGAAAAGTTATTATTATCTCCTCATGTTGCATGGGCAAGCAAAGAAGCGAGAAAGAAATTATTGGAGATTACTTATGCTAATATTAAAGAGATGAAATTGAATTAA